One genomic segment of Streptomyces liangshanensis includes these proteins:
- the purB gene encoding adenylosuccinate lyase, which yields MTVASEKPRIPNVLAGRYASAELAVLWSPEQKVKLERRLWLAVLRAQKDLGIEVPETALADYERVVDQVDLASIAEREKVTRHDVKARIEEFNALAGHEQVHKGMTSRDLTENVEQLQIRLSLELVRDRTVAVLARLGKLAGEYGELVMAGRSHNVAAQATTLGKRFATAADELLVAYGRLEDLLGRYPLRGIKGPVGTAQDMLDLLGGDTAKLADLESRIAGHLGFAQAFTSVGQVYPRSLDYDVVTALVQLAAAPSSVAKTIRLMAGHELVTEGFKPGQVGSSAMPHKMNTRSCERVNGLMVILRGYASMTGELAGDQWNEGDVSCSVVRRVALPDAFFAFDGLLETFLTVLDEFGAFPAVVARELDRYLPFLATTKVLMAAVRAGVGREAAHEVIKEHAVASALAMRERGAERNELLDRLAGDERMPLDRAQLDALMADKLSFTGAAEDQIAAVVARVEEILKRYPEAAAYAPGSIL from the coding sequence GTGACTGTCGCGTCTGAGAAGCCTCGTATCCCCAACGTCCTTGCCGGCCGCTACGCCTCGGCGGAGCTTGCCGTGCTGTGGTCCCCCGAGCAGAAGGTGAAGCTGGAGCGCCGGCTCTGGCTGGCGGTGCTGCGGGCGCAGAAGGACCTCGGCATCGAGGTGCCCGAGACCGCGCTCGCCGACTACGAGCGGGTCGTCGACCAGGTCGACCTGGCGTCGATCGCGGAGCGCGAGAAGGTCACGCGGCACGACGTGAAGGCGCGGATCGAGGAGTTCAACGCCCTCGCCGGCCACGAGCAGGTCCACAAGGGCATGACGTCCCGCGACCTGACGGAGAACGTGGAGCAGCTCCAGATCCGGCTCTCGCTGGAACTGGTGCGGGACCGCACGGTCGCGGTGCTGGCCCGGCTGGGCAAGCTCGCGGGTGAGTACGGCGAGCTGGTCATGGCGGGCCGTTCGCACAACGTGGCCGCGCAGGCGACCACGCTGGGCAAGCGGTTCGCGACCGCCGCCGACGAGCTGCTGGTCGCGTACGGGCGGCTGGAGGACCTGCTCGGCCGGTACCCGCTGCGGGGCATCAAGGGCCCGGTCGGCACCGCGCAGGACATGCTCGACCTGCTGGGCGGCGACACGGCGAAGCTCGCCGACCTGGAGAGCCGGATCGCCGGGCACCTGGGCTTCGCCCAGGCCTTCACGTCGGTCGGTCAGGTGTACCCGCGCTCGCTCGACTACGACGTGGTGACCGCGCTGGTGCAGCTGGCGGCGGCGCCGTCGTCGGTGGCGAAGACGATCCGGCTGATGGCCGGGCACGAGCTGGTCACCGAGGGCTTCAAGCCGGGCCAGGTCGGCTCGTCCGCGATGCCGCACAAGATGAACACGCGCTCCTGCGAGCGGGTCAACGGCCTGATGGTGATCCTGCGCGGCTACGCGTCGATGACGGGTGAGCTGGCGGGTGACCAGTGGAACGAGGGCGACGTCTCGTGCTCGGTGGTGCGGCGGGTCGCGCTGCCCGACGCGTTCTTCGCGTTCGACGGGCTGCTGGAGACGTTCCTGACCGTCCTGGACGAGTTCGGCGCGTTCCCCGCGGTCGTGGCGCGTGAGCTGGACCGCTACCTGCCGTTCCTGGCGACGACGAAGGTGCTGATGGCGGCGGTACGGGCCGGGGTCGGCCGGGAGGCCGCGCACGAGGTCATCAAGGAGCACGCGGTGGCGTCGGCGCTGGCGATGCGGGAGCGGGGTGCCGAGCGCAACGAGCTGCTGGACCGGCTGGCGGGCGACGAGCGGATGCCACTGGACCGGGCCCAGTTGGACGCGCTGATGGCCGACAAGCTGTCGTTCACGGGCGCGGCGGAGGACCAGATCGCGGCCGTGGTCGCCCGGGTCGAGGAGATCCTCAAGCGGTACCCGGAAGCGGCCGCGTACGCGCCCGGGTCGATCCTCTGA
- a CDS encoding SGNH/GDSL hydrolase family protein — MEMNASYTSLVAVGDSFTEGMSDLLPDGSYRGWADLLAARFAARDPRFRYANLAVRGKLIGQIVEEQVEVAAAMSADVVTLVGGLNDTLRPKCDMGRVRGLLEEAVEKLTPSCKQLVLMRSPGRNGPVMERFRPRMEELFGFVDELAERHGALVVDLYGAPALGDQRMWDVDRLHLTAEGHRRVAEAVWQALGEAAEDDWRTELPAAVPVAWLARRSGDVRFARQYLGPWIMRRLTGRSTGDGRLPKRPELLPYGTAGSRPLP; from the coding sequence ATGGAGATGAATGCCAGCTACACCAGCCTTGTCGCGGTCGGTGACTCCTTCACCGAGGGCATGTCCGACCTGCTGCCCGACGGTTCGTACCGCGGCTGGGCGGATCTGCTCGCCGCCCGCTTCGCCGCCCGTGACCCCCGTTTCCGGTACGCGAATCTCGCCGTGCGCGGCAAGCTCATCGGACAGATCGTCGAGGAGCAGGTGGAGGTCGCCGCCGCGATGTCCGCCGACGTGGTGACGCTGGTGGGCGGTCTGAACGACACCCTGCGGCCGAAGTGCGACATGGGCCGGGTGCGCGGGCTGCTCGAAGAGGCGGTCGAGAAGCTGACGCCGTCCTGCAAGCAGCTGGTGCTGATGCGCAGCCCCGGCCGGAACGGTCCGGTGATGGAACGGTTCCGCCCGCGCATGGAGGAGCTGTTCGGCTTCGTGGACGAGCTGGCGGAGCGGCACGGCGCGCTGGTCGTGGACCTGTACGGCGCCCCGGCGCTCGGGGACCAGCGGATGTGGGACGTGGACCGGCTGCACCTGACCGCCGAGGGCCACCGGCGGGTCGCCGAGGCCGTGTGGCAGGCGCTCGGGGAGGCCGCCGAGGACGACTGGCGCACGGAGCTGCCCGCCGCCGTGCCGGTGGCCTGGCTGGCGCGGCGCTCGGGCGACGTGCGGTTCGCCCGGCAGTACCTGGGGCCGTGGATCATGCGGCGGCTCACCGGCCGGTCCACCGGGGACGGCCGCCTCCCGAAGCGGCCGGAGCTGCTGCCGTACGGGACGGCCGGCAGCCGGCCGCTCCCGTAG
- a CDS encoding hemolysin family protein gives MTAVQLIVGLLTIVVNALFVGAEFSLISVRRSQIEPEAEAGNRRARSVVWGLEHVAALLAAAQLGITLCTLVLGIVAEPAIAHLLEPLFDAVGLPHGLIHPFSFAISLILATYLHMLLGEMVPKNIALANPVRLALALGPPLVALSRGLRPVIFTVNAFANSLLKLLKVETKSEVAATYSDDELSRLVTDAGHAGLLDERSAERLQDALELGRRPVRDVVLPLERVVTAEVGVTPETLEALAAETGFSRFPVVDASRRILGYLHVKDALDAAPRDVPFPVPAMRAIARVKDATPMDDVLTAMRRSRTHLAAVLDEDGKLEGLVTMEDVLRELVGRHA, from the coding sequence GTGACCGCCGTCCAGCTCATCGTCGGGCTGCTCACGATCGTCGTCAACGCGCTCTTCGTCGGCGCCGAGTTCTCCCTGATCTCCGTCCGGCGCAGCCAGATCGAGCCCGAGGCCGAGGCGGGGAACCGCCGCGCGCGCAGTGTCGTCTGGGGCCTGGAGCACGTGGCCGCGCTGCTGGCGGCGGCGCAGCTCGGCATCACGCTGTGCACGCTGGTGCTGGGCATCGTCGCCGAGCCCGCCATCGCGCATCTGCTGGAGCCGCTGTTCGACGCGGTGGGGCTGCCGCACGGGCTGATCCATCCGTTCTCGTTCGCGATCTCCCTGATCCTGGCGACCTACCTGCACATGCTGCTGGGCGAGATGGTGCCGAAGAACATCGCCCTGGCGAACCCGGTCCGCCTCGCGCTGGCGCTGGGCCCGCCGCTGGTCGCCCTCTCCCGGGGGCTGCGGCCGGTGATCTTCACGGTCAACGCGTTCGCCAACAGCCTGCTCAAGCTGCTCAAGGTGGAGACGAAGAGCGAGGTCGCGGCCACCTACTCGGACGACGAGCTGTCCCGGCTGGTGACGGACGCCGGTCACGCCGGGCTGCTGGACGAGCGGTCGGCAGAGCGGTTGCAGGACGCGCTGGAGCTGGGGCGGCGGCCGGTCAGGGACGTGGTGCTGCCGCTGGAGCGGGTGGTCACGGCCGAGGTCGGCGTCACCCCGGAGACGCTGGAGGCGCTCGCGGCCGAGACCGGCTTCTCGCGCTTCCCGGTGGTCGACGCCTCCCGGCGGATCCTCGGCTACCTCCACGTGAAGGACGCGCTGGACGCGGCCCCGCGCGACGTGCCGTTCCCGGTCCCGGCGATGCGGGCGATCGCGCGGGTGAAGGACGCGACCCCGATGGACGACGTCCTGACGGCGATGCGGCGCAGCCGTACGCACCTGGCGGCCGTCCTGGACGAGGACGGCAAGCTGGAGGGGCTGGTGACCATGGAGGACGTGCTGCGGGAGCTGGTGGGACGGCACGCGTAG
- a CDS encoding hemolysin family protein, whose translation MTEALLLVVAVLLSFACGAFVAAEFSLTTVERGELERAAEQGRRGAAGALEAVRSLTFQLSGAQLGITVTNLVVGMLAEPSLGKLLRGPVEAAGLSRSVASSVALVIGTALSTVFLMVIGELVPKNWAISSPLAVATTVGTPQRYFTLAFKPFIAHLNNTANRIVRGLGLEPTEELATARSPQELVALARHSAKEGALEADTAELFVRTLSLSALTAENVMTPRVQVIALDVRATAEDVANATRATGLSRFPVYRDNLDTVVGIAHIKDVLAVPAGERARRPVSGLLREPLLVPESLTVDQLLDRLSAGMTMAVVIDEYGGTAGVATLEDIVEEVVGEVRDEHDPHETSDLAPVGEDARGRRLWSADGAARSDQLAAIGLRMPEGPYETLAGLVAASLGRIPAGGDELDVAGWHLEVVDDSGRRAARLLLRAPLPTEDEATGADDPRTGDSGGGDPRTGDSRGGDEGGAR comes from the coding sequence ATGACCGAGGCACTCCTGCTGGTCGTGGCGGTCCTGCTGTCGTTCGCCTGTGGCGCCTTCGTCGCGGCGGAGTTCTCCCTCACCACGGTGGAGCGCGGGGAGCTGGAACGGGCGGCGGAGCAGGGCCGGCGGGGGGCGGCGGGCGCCCTGGAGGCCGTACGGAGCCTGACCTTCCAGCTCTCCGGCGCCCAACTCGGCATCACCGTCACGAACCTGGTCGTGGGCATGCTGGCCGAGCCGTCGCTCGGCAAGCTGCTGCGCGGCCCGGTCGAGGCCGCCGGGCTGTCCCGTTCGGTGGCGTCCTCGGTGGCCCTGGTGATCGGCACCGCCCTGTCGACGGTCTTCCTGATGGTCATCGGCGAGCTGGTCCCGAAGAACTGGGCGATCTCCTCCCCGCTCGCCGTCGCGACGACGGTCGGCACCCCGCAGCGGTACTTCACCCTGGCCTTCAAGCCGTTCATCGCGCATCTCAACAACACCGCGAACCGGATCGTGCGCGGCCTCGGCCTGGAGCCGACGGAGGAGCTGGCCACCGCCCGCAGCCCGCAGGAGCTGGTGGCGCTGGCGCGGCACTCAGCGAAGGAGGGCGCGTTGGAGGCGGACACCGCCGAGCTGTTCGTACGGACCCTGAGCCTGTCGGCGCTGACGGCGGAGAACGTGATGACGCCCCGGGTCCAGGTGATCGCCCTCGACGTGCGGGCGACGGCGGAGGACGTGGCCAACGCCACGCGCGCCACCGGGCTCTCCCGCTTCCCGGTCTACCGCGACAACCTCGACACCGTCGTCGGCATCGCGCACATCAAGGACGTCCTGGCGGTCCCCGCCGGGGAGCGGGCCCGGCGGCCGGTGTCGGGCCTGCTGCGCGAACCGCTGCTGGTGCCCGAGTCCCTGACGGTGGACCAGCTCCTCGACCGGTTGTCGGCGGGGATGACGATGGCGGTCGTGATCGACGAGTACGGGGGTACGGCGGGGGTGGCGACGCTGGAGGACATCGTCGAGGAGGTCGTGGGCGAGGTCAGGGACGAGCACGACCCGCACGAGACCTCGGACCTGGCGCCGGTCGGCGAGGACGCGCGCGGCCGGCGCCTCTGGTCGGCGGACGGCGCGGCGCGCTCCGACCAGTTGGCGGCGATCGGGCTGCGGATGCCCGAGGGGCCGTACGAGACCCTCGCCGGGCTGGTGGCGGCCTCGCTCGGGCGGATCCCGGCCGGGGGCGACGAGCTCGACGTGGCGGGGTGGCACCTGGAGGTGGTGGACGACTCGGGCCGCCGCGCCGCGCGGCTGCTGCTGCGGGCGCCGCTTCCTACGGAGGACGAGGCTACGGGCGCCGACGATCCCCGTACCGGCGATTCCGGCGGCGGCGACCCCCGTACCGGCGATTCCCGCGGCGGCGACGAGGGGGGTGCCCGGTGA
- a CDS encoding shikimate kinase, whose translation MSGPAVVLVGPPGAGKTTVGALLAERLGAAFRDTDGDIAWGAGRTVAEIFADEGEARFRAREREAVRAAVREHSGVLALGGGAVLDAGTRALLAALPVVFLDVGPAEAVRRIGGDGTRPLLTGDPGPRWRGLMERRRPLYAEVARVVVTTGGRTPGEVAGAVLEALGQPLDG comes from the coding sequence GTGAGCGGCCCCGCCGTGGTGCTGGTCGGCCCGCCGGGCGCGGGCAAGACGACGGTGGGCGCGCTGCTGGCGGAGCGGCTGGGCGCCGCCTTCCGCGACACGGACGGCGACATCGCGTGGGGAGCGGGCAGGACCGTCGCCGAGATCTTCGCCGACGAGGGCGAGGCGCGGTTCCGCGCCAGGGAACGGGAGGCGGTACGGGCCGCCGTGCGGGAGCACTCCGGGGTGCTGGCGCTCGGCGGCGGCGCGGTGCTGGACGCCGGGACGCGGGCGCTGCTGGCGGCGCTGCCGGTCGTCTTCCTCGACGTCGGGCCCGCCGAGGCCGTGCGGCGGATCGGCGGTGACGGCACGCGTCCCCTGCTGACCGGGGATCCGGGGCCGCGGTGGCGCGGGCTGATGGAGCGGCGGCGCCCGCTGTACGCGGAGGTCGCCCGGGTCGTGGTCACCACCGGGGGCCGCACCCCCGGGGAGGTCGCGGGCGCGGTCCTGGAGGCGCTGGGACAGCCGCTGGACGGGTGA
- the aroC gene encoding chorismate synthase, which translates to MSRLRWLTAGESHGPALVATLEGLPSGVPVTTDMVADALARRRLGHGRGARMAFERDEVTFLGGVRHGRTLGSPVAVMVRNTEWPKWEQVMAADPVDPEVLAGLARNEPLTRPRPGHADLAGMQKYGFDEARPVLERASARETAARVALGAVARSYLKVTTGIEIVSHVVELATAKAPAGVRPLPSDAARLDADPVRCLDPEAGRAMVEAVDLARKEGDTLGGVVEVLAYGVPVGLGSHVHWDRRLDARLASALMGIQAIKGVEVGDGFGLARVPGSVAHDEIVPTARGVRRATGRSGGTEGGLSTGEPLRVRAAMKPIATVPRALATVDVATGEAARAHHQRSDVCAVPAAGIVAEAMVALVLADAVAEKFAGDSVAETRRNVRGFLDHLTVR; encoded by the coding sequence TTGAGCAGGTTGCGCTGGCTGACGGCGGGTGAGTCGCACGGCCCCGCGCTGGTGGCGACGCTGGAGGGGCTGCCCTCGGGGGTCCCCGTCACCACGGACATGGTGGCGGACGCGCTGGCGCGGCGGCGGCTCGGCCACGGCCGGGGCGCGCGGATGGCGTTCGAGCGGGACGAGGTCACGTTCCTCGGCGGGGTACGGCACGGGCGGACGCTCGGCTCGCCGGTGGCGGTCATGGTGCGGAACACCGAGTGGCCCAAGTGGGAGCAGGTGATGGCGGCCGACCCGGTCGACCCCGAGGTACTGGCCGGACTGGCCCGTAACGAACCCCTGACCCGGCCCCGGCCCGGGCACGCGGATCTCGCGGGCATGCAGAAGTACGGCTTCGACGAGGCCAGGCCGGTCCTGGAGCGGGCGTCCGCCCGGGAGACCGCGGCCCGGGTCGCGCTCGGCGCGGTGGCCCGCTCGTACCTGAAGGTGACGACCGGGATCGAGATCGTCTCGCACGTCGTGGAACTGGCCACGGCCAAGGCCCCCGCGGGTGTCCGCCCCCTCCCGTCCGACGCGGCCCGCCTCGACGCCGACCCGGTCCGCTGCCTGGACCCGGAGGCCGGCCGGGCCATGGTCGAGGCCGTCGACCTGGCGCGGAAGGAGGGCGACACCCTGGGCGGGGTGGTGGAGGTGCTCGCGTACGGCGTGCCGGTCGGCCTCGGCTCGCACGTGCACTGGGACCGCCGCCTGGACGCCCGGCTGGCCTCGGCGCTGATGGGCATTCAGGCGATCAAGGGCGTCGAGGTCGGCGACGGCTTCGGCCTGGCCAGGGTGCCCGGTTCGGTGGCGCACGACGAGATCGTGCCGACCGCCCGCGGCGTCCGGCGGGCGACGGGCCGCTCGGGCGGCACCGAGGGCGGGCTGAGCACGGGCGAGCCGCTGCGGGTACGGGCGGCGATGAAGCCCATCGCGACCGTGCCGCGCGCCCTGGCGACCGTGGACGTCGCCACGGGCGAGGCGGCCCGGGCCCATCACCAGCGCTCGGACGTGTGCGCGGTGCCGGCCGCGGGCATCGTGGCGGAGGCGATGGTCGCGCTGGTGCTGGCGGACGCGGTGGCGGAGAAGTTCGCGGGCGACAGCGTCGCCGAGACCCGCCGCAACGTGCGGGGCTTCCTCGACCACCTCACCGTCCGGTGA
- the aroA gene encoding 3-phosphoshikimate 1-carboxyvinyltransferase has translation MSVRPPDPAGPPRPAPSSAPFTARVPGSKSITNRALLLAAAAVGTTRLRAPLVSDDTLAFRTALTGVGVRVDAAPHDAYWDVTGGGGAPAGGGRIWCADAGTAARFLPPFAAAGSGTFVFDGSAQLRARPSRPLTDALTRLGATVRTAPDGSLPLVVDAAGLDGGGLTLDGSLSSQYLSGLLMAAPLFRTPLVVDVAGLVSRPYVDMTLALMRHFGTEAAEGPDGRIEVRPGGYEAADLTVEPDASTASYLFAAAAVTGRTVTVPGLGAGSLQGDLRFVEVLRRAGARVEVTWDATTVTGTGRLRGGFDVDMGDISDTFMTLAAIAPLADAPVTIRGIGHARLKESDRIAVVARNLAACGVVTETGPDRLTVHPGRPEPALIACHRDHRIAMAFSVLGLGAPGVLTLDDPDCVGKTFPGFHAELNRLCPEYEPPAPGALATSGAAAPAPHRQ, from the coding sequence ATGAGCGTCCGTCCCCCCGATCCCGCCGGCCCGCCCCGGCCGGCCCCGTCCTCCGCCCCCTTCACCGCCCGGGTCCCCGGCTCGAAGAGCATCACCAACCGGGCCCTGCTGCTGGCCGCCGCCGCGGTCGGCACCACCCGGCTCCGGGCCCCGCTGGTCAGCGACGACACCCTCGCCTTCCGTACGGCGCTGACCGGTGTCGGCGTCCGCGTGGACGCCGCCCCGCACGACGCGTACTGGGACGTCACCGGCGGGGGCGGCGCTCCCGCCGGGGGTGGCCGGATCTGGTGTGCCGACGCCGGGACGGCGGCCCGCTTCCTGCCGCCCTTCGCCGCGGCGGGATCGGGCACGTTCGTCTTCGACGGCTCCGCGCAGTTGCGGGCGCGCCCGTCGCGCCCCCTGACCGACGCCCTCACCCGGCTCGGCGCCACCGTCCGTACGGCGCCGGACGGCTCCCTGCCCCTGGTGGTGGACGCCGCGGGGCTCGACGGCGGCGGGCTCACCCTGGACGGTTCCCTGAGCAGCCAGTACCTGAGCGGGCTGCTGATGGCCGCGCCTCTCTTCCGTACGCCGCTGGTGGTCGACGTCGCCGGGCTGGTGAGCCGCCCCTACGTCGACATGACCCTCGCGCTGATGCGGCACTTCGGGACGGAGGCCGCCGAGGGCCCGGACGGACGGATCGAGGTCCGTCCCGGCGGGTACGAGGCGGCGGACCTCACGGTCGAGCCGGACGCCTCCACCGCCTCCTACCTGTTCGCGGCGGCCGCGGTCACCGGCCGTACCGTCACGGTTCCCGGCCTCGGCGCCGGCAGCCTCCAGGGCGACCTCCGGTTCGTGGAGGTGCTGCGCCGGGCGGGCGCCCGGGTGGAGGTGACCTGGGACGCGACGACCGTCACCGGTACCGGACGTCTCCGGGGCGGCTTCGACGTCGACATGGGCGACATCTCGGACACGTTCATGACCCTGGCCGCGATCGCGCCGCTGGCCGACGCGCCCGTCACCATCCGCGGCATCGGGCACGCCCGGTTGAAGGAGTCGGACCGGATCGCGGTCGTGGCCCGGAACCTGGCGGCGTGCGGGGTGGTCACGGAGACCGGCCCCGACCGGCTGACGGTCCATCCCGGCCGGCCGGAACCGGCGCTGATCGCCTGTCACCGGGACCACCGGATCGCCATGGCCTTCTCCGTCCTGGGCCTCGGCGCGCCCGGCGTCCTCACGCTCGACGACCCGGACTGTGTCGGCAAGACCTTCCCCGGCTTCCACGCCGAGCTGAACCGGCTCTGCCCGGAGTACGAACCTCCCGCGCCCGGCGCCCTTGCGACGAGTGGCGCGGCGGCCCCGGCACCACACCGGCAGTGA
- a CDS encoding anthranilate synthase family protein, which produces MTGTERTAPTGAELLDRVLGPAPPPFALLHRPESTGEGTLDILVGEISTHAALADLPVPGAASPTGGARHQVLALVPYRQITERGFACADDGEPLVAMTVTGQGLLPVAESLRRLPDLPITLSGGHFDVDDDTYADTVRRVVADEIGEGEGANFVIKRSFVADITGYTPHSALSFFRRLMRGETGAYWTFVVHTGTRTFVGATPERHISVSGGNAVMNPISGTYRYPPSGPTLPEVMDFLADRKEADELYMVVDEELKMMARICESGGRVVGPYLKEMARLAHTEYFIEGRTARDPREILRATMFAPTVTGSPLESACRVINKYEPQGRGYYSGVLALIGQDERGGPTLDSSILIRTADIDDRGRMRIGVGATLVRHSDPASEVAETRAKAAGLLAALRADTPVPLAEHPAVLAALERRNATIAGFWLAEDAARLRPDPVLAGRRVLVVDAEDTFTSMIGHQLGSLGLSVTVRRFDEPYSADGYDLVVMGPGPGDPRETNHPKIAHLSTAIGELLDRRRPFLAVCLSHQVLSRRLGFPLIRREVPNQGVQREIDLFGARERVGFYNTFAARSAGETVACEGVGQVEVSRDPGTGEVHALRGPHFASLQFHAESVLTEDGVRLVGALLTELLPGAPSDTPSDTPPGVPAGVPAGVPAD; this is translated from the coding sequence ATGACCGGGACCGAGAGGACGGCGCCGACGGGCGCGGAGCTGCTCGACCGGGTGCTGGGGCCGGCGCCTCCCCCCTTCGCGCTGCTCCACCGCCCGGAGTCGACGGGCGAGGGAACGCTCGACATCCTGGTCGGGGAGATCTCGACCCACGCCGCGCTGGCGGACCTGCCCGTGCCGGGGGCCGCCTCGCCCACCGGCGGGGCCCGTCACCAGGTGCTGGCGCTGGTCCCGTACCGGCAGATCACCGAACGCGGCTTCGCCTGCGCCGACGACGGCGAGCCCCTGGTCGCGATGACCGTCACCGGCCAGGGGCTGCTGCCCGTGGCCGAGTCGCTGCGGCGGCTCCCCGACCTGCCGATCACCCTGAGCGGCGGCCACTTCGACGTGGACGACGACACCTACGCCGATACGGTCCGCAGGGTCGTCGCGGACGAGATCGGGGAGGGCGAGGGCGCGAACTTCGTCATCAAGCGCTCGTTCGTCGCCGACATCACCGGCTACACGCCGCACAGCGCGCTGTCGTTCTTCCGGCGGCTCATGCGGGGCGAGACGGGCGCGTACTGGACGTTCGTCGTCCACACCGGAACCCGTACCTTCGTCGGTGCCACCCCCGAGCGGCACATCAGTGTCTCGGGCGGCAACGCCGTCATGAATCCCATCAGCGGCACCTACCGTTACCCGCCGTCCGGCCCCACGCTGCCGGAGGTGATGGACTTCCTCGCCGACCGCAAGGAGGCCGACGAGCTGTACATGGTCGTCGACGAGGAACTCAAGATGATGGCCCGGATCTGCGAGTCGGGCGGCCGGGTGGTCGGCCCGTACCTCAAGGAGATGGCCCGGCTCGCGCACACCGAGTACTTCATCGAGGGACGCACGGCACGCGACCCGCGCGAGATCCTCCGGGCGACGATGTTCGCCCCCACGGTCACCGGCAGCCCGCTGGAGAGCGCGTGCCGGGTCATCAACAAGTACGAGCCGCAGGGCCGGGGTTACTACAGCGGTGTGCTGGCCCTCATCGGGCAGGACGAGCGCGGCGGCCCGACCCTGGACTCGTCCATCCTCATCCGTACCGCCGACATCGACGACCGGGGACGGATGCGGATCGGCGTGGGCGCCACGCTCGTGCGCCACTCCGATCCCGCCTCCGAGGTGGCCGAGACCCGGGCCAAGGCGGCCGGGCTGCTCGCGGCCCTGCGCGCGGACACCCCGGTCCCGCTGGCCGAGCACCCGGCCGTCCTCGCCGCCCTGGAACGGCGCAACGCGACCATCGCCGGCTTCTGGCTGGCCGAGGACGCGGCGCGGCTGCGGCCGGACCCGGTCCTCGCGGGCCGGCGGGTGCTGGTCGTGGACGCCGAGGACACCTTCACCTCGATGATCGGCCACCAACTCGGCTCCCTGGGGCTGTCGGTGACGGTACGGCGCTTCGACGAGCCGTACTCCGCGGACGGTTACGACCTCGTCGTCATGGGCCCGGGGCCGGGCGACCCCCGCGAGACGAACCACCCCAAGATCGCCCACCTGTCGACGGCGATCGGCGAACTGCTCGACCGGCGGCGGCCGTTCCTCGCCGTGTGCCTGAGCCACCAGGTGCTCAGCAGGCGGCTCGGCTTCCCGCTGATCCGCAGAGAGGTGCCGAACCAGGGCGTGCAGCGGGAGATCGACCTCTTCGGCGCCCGGGAGCGGGTCGGCTTCTACAACACGTTCGCCGCCCGCAGCGCCGGGGAGACGGTCGCGTGCGAGGGGGTCGGCCAGGTGGAGGTGAGCCGGGACCCGGGGACCGGTGAGGTCCACGCGCTGCGCGGACCGCACTTCGCCTCGCTCCAGTTCCACGCCGAGTCGGTGCTCACCGAGGACGGGGTGCGCCTCGTCGGGGCGCTGCTGACCGAGTTGCTGCCCGGGGCGCCGTCCGACACACCGTCCGACACACCGCCGGGCGTACCGGCGGGCGTACCGGCCGGGGTGCCCGCCGACTGA
- a CDS encoding isochorismatase family protein: protein MAGIPPIEPYPMPAAGDLPGNTATWTVDPERAVLLVHDMQRYFLRPFPPAVRDPLVRNATLLRERSRALGIPVAYTAQPGGMNDEQRGLLKDFWGPGMRVDPVDRQVVEPLAPAPGDWVFTKWRYSAFFRSGLLQQMRDHGRDQLVVCGVYAHVGVLMSAVEAFTNDIQPFLVADAVADFSEAYHRLAIEYAALRCAVVTTTDGVLDSLGATAATAGRGAAV, encoded by the coding sequence ATGGCGGGGATACCCCCCATCGAGCCCTACCCGATGCCCGCGGCAGGCGACCTGCCCGGCAACACCGCCACGTGGACCGTGGACCCGGAACGCGCGGTGCTGCTCGTGCACGACATGCAGCGCTACTTCCTGCGGCCGTTCCCCCCGGCCGTCCGCGATCCGCTGGTGCGCAACGCCACCCTGCTGCGCGAACGCAGCCGCGCGCTCGGCATTCCCGTGGCGTACACGGCCCAGCCGGGCGGCATGAACGACGAACAGCGCGGGCTGCTCAAGGACTTCTGGGGCCCCGGCATGCGCGTGGACCCCGTGGACCGGCAGGTGGTCGAGCCGCTGGCCCCCGCCCCGGGCGACTGGGTGTTCACCAAGTGGCGCTACAGCGCGTTCTTCCGCTCCGGCCTGCTGCAACAGATGCGGGACCACGGCCGTGACCAGCTCGTCGTGTGCGGTGTGTACGCCCACGTCGGTGTGCTGATGAGCGCGGTCGAGGCGTTCACCAACGACATCCAGCCGTTCCTGGTGGCCGACGCCGTCGCGGACTTCTCCGAGGCGTACCACCGGCTGGCCATCGAGTACGCGGCGCTGCGCTGCGCCGTGGTCACCACCACGGACGGGGTCCTGGACTCGCTCGGCGCGACCGCCGCCACGGCCGGCCGCGGGGCCGCCGTATGA